In the Flagellimonas sp. HMM57 genome, one interval contains:
- a CDS encoding SDR family oxidoreductase gives MPNIIITGTSRGIGYELVQLFAQDGHQVLALSRNERPIAALNMPGVSNMPFDLSNPKDFEKITNFLQDWDTVDVLINNAGSLLNKPFLETTQEEFEAVYKVNVFGVAEMTKTVLPKMGKTGHVVTVSSMGGVQGSMKFPGLSAYSSSKGAVITLTELWAEEFKETGPSFNVLALGAVQTEMLEEAFPGYEAPVTAKEMATYIKDFSLTGQKLYNGKLLQISNSTP, from the coding sequence ATGCCAAATATTATTATAACAGGTACAAGTAGGGGAATAGGCTATGAACTGGTACAATTGTTTGCCCAAGATGGCCATCAAGTTCTTGCTCTTTCGCGTAACGAAAGACCTATTGCGGCACTTAATATGCCTGGTGTAAGTAATATGCCCTTTGATTTGTCCAATCCAAAGGATTTTGAGAAAATAACGAATTTCCTTCAAGACTGGGATACTGTGGATGTGCTTATCAACAATGCGGGCAGTTTGTTGAACAAGCCCTTTTTAGAAACTACCCAAGAAGAGTTTGAAGCTGTATATAAAGTGAATGTATTTGGTGTCGCCGAGATGACCAAAACAGTACTGCCCAAAATGGGCAAAACAGGTCATGTGGTTACCGTTAGCTCCATGGGTGGTGTGCAAGGGAGCATGAAGTTTCCTGGACTTTCGGCATATAGTTCCAGTAAGGGCGCAGTAATTACATTAACGGAACTTTGGGCTGAAGAGTTTAAAGAAACTGGCCCAAGTTTTAATGTGCTGGCTTTGGGTGCAGTACAAACTGAAATGTTGGAAGAGGCTTTTCCCGGTTACGAAGCACCAGTTACAGCAAAAGAAATGGCTACTTACATTAAGGATTTTTCATTGACTGGTCAAAAATTGTATAATGGCAAATTGTTGCAAATAAGCAATAGTACTCCGTAG
- a CDS encoding SprT-like domain-containing protein, protein MSTTLQKYLPERAVGPCFSLIELHGVHLKIVNHRVTRHGDYRRMPNGLHQITVNASLNKYRFLITLVHEIAHLVAFEQYGRHIKPHGLEWKQTFQHLMIPFIRPEVFPSQLLPIIANHFKNPKASSSTDVRLSIALKTFDSEERKNSYVYELPFGSTFRLYNGKLFKKGKKRIKRYECVELGTGKVYLFQPNAEVELIKD, encoded by the coding sequence GTGAGTACCACGTTACAAAAATATTTGCCAGAACGTGCAGTTGGACCATGCTTTAGTTTGATAGAACTACATGGGGTACATTTAAAAATCGTAAATCATAGGGTAACACGTCATGGCGATTACAGGAGAATGCCTAATGGATTACATCAAATCACTGTAAATGCGTCCCTGAATAAATATCGCTTTTTGATTACGTTAGTGCATGAGATTGCCCATTTAGTGGCCTTTGAACAATATGGTCGTCATATTAAACCTCATGGATTGGAATGGAAACAAACGTTTCAACATTTAATGATTCCCTTTATAAGGCCAGAGGTGTTCCCTTCCCAATTGCTTCCCATCATTGCAAACCATTTTAAAAATCCAAAAGCAAGTAGTAGCACTGATGTACGTCTGTCGATAGCACTAAAGACTTTTGATTCCGAAGAAAGAAAGAACAGTTATGTCTATGAACTGCCTTTTGGGAGTACATTTCGCCTGTACAACGGAAAACTATTTAAAAAAGGCAAAAAAAGAATAAAACGATACGAATGTGTAGAATTGGGTACTGGAAAAGTATATTTGTTCCAGCCCAATGCAGAAGTTGAACTGATCAAAGACTAA
- a CDS encoding DUF389 domain-containing protein, translated as MSEHLFGGETPNQDSGDEVKKDLKGLLSSVRKFLSELLEIRSNTDAAATKESIIADIPFKGHTSWILICSIFIASIGLNANSTAVVIGAMLISPLMGPILGMGLSLAINDIDTLRRSLKNFAVMVVLSVITAFLFFYLFPLRDESSELLARTKPDIRDVLIAFFGGLALVIARAKKGTIASVIFGVAIATALMPPLCTVGFGLAIGKLEYAWGAMYLFIINTMFIGLATFLVIKFLRFPMVRYANSQKRRFIARMASITGIAVMIPAGFTFYQVFQESLFKKQAQEFLKDTIEIYQFNSSGRYVDNLTKIQYIDDGTSLIELVCMGDELIPDNVINTWRAQKNEFSRLKDAEFRVLQGGRDDSEEKFNYVSELYERNKADLLTKDEQIRLLEAELAHLTKNAEKQIPFKSISAEAKANYGNITGLGFSYQIQTDFNKLDTVPVFEVKWKENLRKSQKTSDQQKLSRWLKLRLQDSTVVVRETD; from the coding sequence ATGAGTGAACATTTATTTGGTGGCGAAACGCCCAATCAAGATAGTGGGGATGAAGTAAAAAAAGACCTAAAAGGTCTTCTTAGCAGTGTCCGAAAGTTTCTCTCTGAACTTTTGGAGATACGTTCCAACACAGACGCGGCGGCAACCAAAGAATCCATAATTGCGGACATTCCCTTTAAAGGACATACTTCTTGGATTTTAATTTGTTCCATATTTATAGCTTCCATAGGATTGAACGCCAATTCAACAGCTGTTGTTATTGGAGCTATGTTAATTTCTCCCTTAATGGGTCCAATTTTGGGAATGGGGCTCTCCTTGGCCATCAATGACATTGATACTCTACGAAGATCGCTAAAGAATTTTGCAGTAATGGTTGTGTTAAGCGTCATTACTGCATTTCTCTTTTTTTACCTATTTCCGCTTCGCGATGAATCTTCAGAGCTTTTGGCAAGGACCAAACCTGATATTCGGGATGTTCTGATCGCTTTTTTTGGAGGACTGGCCCTGGTTATCGCACGGGCAAAAAAAGGAACCATTGCCAGCGTTATCTTTGGTGTGGCAATTGCCACCGCACTTATGCCACCACTTTGTACCGTAGGTTTTGGTTTGGCTATAGGGAAATTGGAGTATGCATGGGGTGCAATGTATCTGTTCATCATCAATACCATGTTTATTGGCTTGGCTACTTTTCTGGTCATCAAGTTTTTACGATTTCCAATGGTGCGCTATGCCAATTCCCAAAAACGTCGCTTTATTGCTAGAATGGCATCTATTACTGGGATTGCGGTTATGATTCCGGCAGGGTTCACCTTTTATCAAGTTTTTCAGGAATCCCTTTTTAAGAAGCAGGCACAGGAGTTTTTAAAAGATACTATTGAGATTTATCAATTTAATTCATCTGGACGTTATGTGGATAATCTAACAAAAATTCAATACATAGATGATGGAACTTCATTGATAGAACTTGTTTGTATGGGCGATGAATTGATTCCCGATAACGTTATCAACACGTGGCGAGCCCAAAAAAATGAGTTTTCTAGATTAAAAGATGCAGAGTTTAGGGTTTTACAAGGTGGCAGGGATGATTCTGAAGAGAAATTCAACTACGTTAGTGAACTCTATGAACGAAATAAGGCAGATTTGCTAACCAAGGATGAACAAATACGATTGTTGGAAGCTGAACTGGCCCACCTAACCAAGAATGCTGAAAAACAAATTCCATTCAAAAGCATAAGCGCAGAGGCCAAGGCTAATTATGGGAATATTACTGGTTTGGGGTTTTCATACCAAATACAAACAGACTTCAATAAGCTAGATACCGTGCCCGTTTTTGAAGTAAAATGGAAAGAAAACCTTCGTAAAAGCCAAAAAACCTCTGATCAACAGAAACTGTCCCGATGGCTAAAGCTAAGATTGCAAGATTCGACCGTAGTTGTCCGTGAGACTGATTAA
- a CDS encoding metallophosphoesterase, producing MKPYFLVPVLLLYFSISYAQDKPTIYIDIPTEQKPWNHIDWNASPEQFQFAIVTDRTGGRRPGVFAKGVEKLNLLQPEFVMSVGDLIDGYTRDTVRLNAEWNEFQGFIKNLKSPFFYVPGNHDITNEVMEEKWNELFGVSYYHFVYKDVLFLCLNSEDNLRGAGRGTIDDKQYDYIKKTLEDNADVKWTLVFLHQPLWVQEDTKRWKDVEALLQKRNHNVFAGHYHRYWKSQRNNGKYIALATTGGGSRLRGKAYGEFDHVVWATMTDDGPILANLFLDGIWDEDITTEEMVKLVRDRPFPVRIEPVYLEEKQPETIMATVKATNSTDTRMHVKLTGHANNDLFYELEEDLFVVEPNDVTTFNLNIRNINSKMLDAFSKLDIEAEITYEFKDKPNVAFTSNLKFMPFYKNKVTAVSKIRLDGNLKEWDTDWISADNMDGSPFDYDGNDDCSLKFATAFDDKNFYVAVDLTDDEFLVNDEGSYWKQDGLILAFDARPIHLSAFNEGQGRGSEWISYLRTFRSEKTVYREERLPVKILAAQKKTDKGMHMEFSIPVSYLNGKYGDDWSSLRFGIGYSDYDTEDENPTYHFWFPAWNDEEDIPGSGMLFKE from the coding sequence ATGAAGCCATATTTTTTAGTACCCGTCCTATTACTTTATTTTTCAATAAGTTACGCACAAGATAAACCAACCATCTATATCGACATTCCCACGGAACAAAAGCCTTGGAACCACATAGATTGGAATGCCTCGCCAGAACAATTTCAATTTGCCATTGTAACGGACCGTACCGGGGGAAGAAGACCTGGAGTCTTTGCAAAGGGCGTTGAAAAGCTAAACTTACTCCAACCAGAATTTGTAATGAGCGTAGGTGATTTAATAGATGGTTATACACGGGATACCGTGCGGCTTAATGCAGAATGGAATGAATTTCAAGGTTTCATAAAAAATCTCAAATCCCCCTTTTTCTATGTCCCCGGCAACCACGATATCACCAATGAGGTCATGGAAGAAAAATGGAATGAACTATTTGGGGTCTCTTATTATCATTTTGTATATAAAGACGTGCTTTTTCTTTGCTTGAATTCCGAGGACAACCTTCGCGGTGCAGGCAGAGGCACCATTGATGACAAGCAGTACGACTACATCAAAAAGACTTTGGAAGACAACGCAGATGTAAAATGGACCCTTGTTTTTTTACATCAACCGCTATGGGTCCAAGAAGATACCAAACGATGGAAGGATGTTGAAGCCTTGTTACAAAAAAGAAATCATAATGTTTTTGCGGGACATTATCATCGTTATTGGAAATCTCAAAGAAACAATGGCAAATACATAGCACTTGCCACTACTGGTGGGGGAAGTAGGCTCAGAGGCAAGGCTTATGGCGAGTTTGATCATGTGGTATGGGCCACCATGACAGATGATGGGCCTATTTTGGCCAATTTATTTTTAGATGGAATTTGGGATGAAGATATTACCACGGAAGAAATGGTAAAACTCGTTAGGGACAGACCCTTTCCCGTTCGTATAGAGCCCGTTTATCTCGAAGAAAAACAACCTGAGACCATTATGGCAACCGTAAAGGCTACCAATAGCACAGATACCCGAATGCATGTAAAATTGACGGGGCATGCCAATAATGATCTGTTCTATGAATTGGAAGAAGATTTATTTGTAGTTGAACCTAATGATGTAACCACCTTCAACCTTAACATCCGCAACATCAACAGCAAAATGTTGGATGCTTTTTCTAAATTGGATATTGAAGCCGAAATCACTTATGAATTTAAGGACAAACCCAATGTTGCTTTTACGTCAAACTTAAAATTCATGCCATTCTATAAAAACAAGGTCACTGCTGTTTCAAAAATAAGATTGGACGGAAATCTCAAAGAATGGGACACCGATTGGATAAGTGCAGACAATATGGATGGGTCTCCTTTTGATTATGATGGCAATGATGATTGCTCTTTGAAGTTTGCTACAGCATTTGATGACAAAAATTTTTACGTGGCAGTTGATTTAACGGATGACGAATTTTTGGTCAACGATGAAGGCTCATATTGGAAACAAGATGGTTTGATACTAGCTTTTGACGCCCGCCCCATCCATCTAAGTGCTTTTAATGAAGGACAAGGGAGAGGAAGTGAATGGATATCATATCTGCGTACATTTAGGTCGGAAAAAACCGTTTATCGCGAAGAAAGACTTCCTGTTAAGATATTGGCGGCACAAAAGAAAACGGATAAAGGAATGCACATGGAATTTTCTATTCCAGTATCATATCTTAACGGCAAATATGGTGATGATTGGTCTTCACTACGTTTTGGAATCGGATATTCCGACTATGACACAGAAGATGAGAATCCAACGTATCATTTTTGGTTTCCGGCATGGAACGATGAAGAAGATATTCCAGGTTCTGGAATGCTATTTAAAGAATGA
- a CDS encoding ABC transporter ATP-binding protein, translating to MIQVDNIHKSFGDAHILKGISATFDSGKTNLIIGQSGSGKTVFLKCLLGLFEPEQGNINYNQRLYSSLSTAEKRDLRQEMGMVFQGSALFDSMTVEENVMFPLNMFTKQAKAEKQDRVDFVLERVNLVEAHKKYPSEISGGMQKRVAIARAIVMNPKYLFCDEPNSGLDPKTAILIDTLIQEITKEYDITTIINTHDMNSVMEIGEKIIFLKDGLKEWEGTNKEIFKTDNEAVTNFVYSSELFKKVRQMYIEERN from the coding sequence ATGATACAGGTAGACAATATACACAAGTCATTTGGAGATGCTCACATTTTAAAAGGTATCAGCGCAACTTTTGATAGCGGGAAAACCAATTTGATCATAGGACAAAGTGGATCGGGAAAAACCGTCTTTTTAAAATGCCTTTTAGGACTCTTTGAGCCGGAACAAGGTAATATTAATTATAACCAACGTTTATACTCCAGTCTTTCAACAGCTGAGAAACGAGACTTAAGACAGGAGATGGGAATGGTATTCCAAGGAAGTGCTCTTTTCGATTCTATGACGGTCGAAGAAAATGTTATGTTTCCCCTTAATATGTTCACAAAGCAAGCAAAAGCTGAAAAGCAAGATCGCGTAGATTTTGTACTGGAACGTGTTAATCTAGTAGAAGCCCATAAAAAATACCCTTCAGAAATTTCTGGTGGAATGCAAAAAAGAGTTGCGATTGCACGAGCTATTGTCATGAACCCAAAATACCTTTTCTGTGACGAGCCCAACTCAGGTCTTGATCCTAAAACAGCTATTTTAATAGATACCCTTATCCAAGAAATTACAAAGGAATACGATATCACTACCATAATCAATACCCATGACATGAACTCTGTTATGGAAATTGGTGAAAAAATCATCTTTCTCAAAGATGGACTTAAAGAATGGGAAGGGACCAACAAAGAAATCTTTAAAACGGATAATGAGGCAGTCACCAATTTTGTGTATTCTTCAGAACTTTTCAAAAAAGTACGTCAAATGTACATTGAGGAAAGAAATTAG
- a CDS encoding ABC transporter permease — MNYLEAIGKYFIMTWEVFKKPTKWSIMKSLILKEIDELIFGSLGIIIFIAFFIGGVVTIQTALNLNNPFLPKSLIGFAARQSVILEFAPTFTSIIMAGKVGSYITSSIGTMRVTEQIDALEVMGVNSLNYLVFPKIIAMLMYPFAVAVAMFIGILGGWIAAVFGGYAPSGEFIKGLQMDFDSFHVTYAFIKTLVFAFVIATVPSYHGFFMKGGALEVGKASTTSFVWTSVVIIILNYILTQLMLG; from the coding sequence ATGAATTATCTTGAAGCGATTGGAAAATACTTCATTATGACATGGGAGGTTTTTAAAAAACCCACCAAATGGTCAATTATGAAATCCCTTATTTTGAAAGAAATCGATGAGCTAATTTTTGGCTCTTTGGGCATCATCATATTTATAGCATTTTTTATAGGGGGCGTTGTTACCATACAAACTGCTTTAAACCTCAACAATCCATTTCTACCAAAAAGTCTAATCGGTTTTGCTGCACGGCAATCGGTCATACTTGAATTTGCACCCACATTCACTTCAATAATTATGGCAGGAAAAGTTGGCTCCTATATTACTTCAAGCATTGGAACCATGAGGGTTACCGAACAAATAGATGCCCTAGAGGTAATGGGCGTAAATTCCTTGAACTATTTGGTATTCCCAAAGATCATAGCTATGCTAATGTATCCTTTTGCCGTTGCTGTAGCCATGTTCATAGGAATTTTAGGGGGATGGATTGCCGCAGTTTTTGGAGGTTATGCCCCGAGCGGAGAGTTTATAAAAGGGCTACAAATGGATTTTGATTCGTTTCATGTGACCTATGCATTCATAAAGACATTGGTATTCGCCTTTGTAATTGCAACGGTACCTTCCTATCATGGTTTTTTTATGAAAGGTGGTGCTCTGGAAGTTGGTAAGGCCAGCACCACATCCTTTGTTTGGACCAGTGTTGTTATCATTATTCTCAACTACATTCTTACACAATTAATGCTAGGGTAA
- the pafA gene encoding alkaline phosphatase PafA, whose product MKKYTFLLVLVALSISACMMAQRKKKNAIVEEQPVQIAQSPKLVVGIVVDQMRYDYLTRFWNHYGEGGFKRLVNDGFNCKNHHFNYAPTSTGPGHASVYTGTTPAVHGIIGNDWYDKVRDRSLYCAGDDNYNSVGTTSNAGKMSPNNMLTTTITDQLRLHTQKRGKVIAVAVKDRGAVLPGGHMANAAYWFEGDNKGKWISSSYYMQELPKWVMDFNASGKIEEYKKPWTTLKDIATYLESGSDNNNYESPFEDEVTPVFPHSTPNLLDKNKDFEILKYTPYGNSITADFALEALEKENLGIDAITDFLAISFSSTDYIGHKFGVNSKEIQDTYLRLDLDLERILAALDEKVGKGEYTVFLTADHGAINVPAYLKDQRIPAGYLDFDSNKKRFDEFLMYKYGTTDIVKGMSNSQIFLDKKVIANLDMDLDDVEEEIAGEMLTYDGIEKVYTGYQMWNNAYTSGLPYILQNGWNQKRSGDILYVQPPGFASYMATGSTHGSPMIYDTHVPLLLYGNGIKKGSTAKRTEIPDIAPTIATLLGIAFPNGTTGEPIAEVLD is encoded by the coding sequence ATGAAGAAATATACATTTTTACTTGTTTTAGTTGCTCTTTCCATATCTGCTTGCATGATGGCCCAGCGTAAAAAAAAGAATGCAATTGTTGAGGAGCAACCTGTTCAAATTGCCCAATCACCAAAACTTGTAGTAGGTATTGTTGTTGATCAAATGCGATATGATTATTTAACGCGTTTTTGGAATCATTATGGAGAAGGTGGTTTTAAGCGTTTGGTGAACGATGGATTTAACTGTAAAAATCATCATTTTAACTATGCCCCAACCAGTACGGGTCCTGGGCACGCATCTGTTTACACAGGAACAACGCCAGCCGTTCATGGAATCATTGGCAACGATTGGTATGATAAGGTAAGGGACAGGTCTTTATATTGCGCAGGCGATGATAATTATAATTCTGTAGGTACAACCTCAAATGCTGGCAAGATGTCACCTAATAATATGTTGACCACGACCATAACCGATCAATTGAGGTTACATACCCAAAAACGTGGCAAAGTAATAGCTGTGGCCGTAAAAGATAGAGGAGCTGTACTGCCCGGAGGCCATATGGCCAACGCAGCCTATTGGTTTGAAGGGGATAACAAAGGTAAATGGATTAGTAGTTCCTATTATATGCAAGAACTTCCTAAATGGGTTATGGATTTTAATGCATCGGGGAAAATAGAAGAATACAAAAAACCTTGGACTACATTAAAGGATATTGCCACTTATTTAGAAAGTGGTAGTGATAATAACAACTATGAAAGTCCATTTGAAGACGAAGTAACCCCGGTTTTTCCGCACAGTACTCCGAACTTATTGGATAAGAACAAGGATTTTGAGATTTTGAAGTATACGCCTTATGGAAATAGTATTACTGCAGATTTTGCATTGGAAGCTTTGGAGAAAGAGAATTTAGGCATAGATGCCATTACTGATTTTCTGGCAATAAGTTTTTCAAGTACGGACTACATCGGACATAAATTTGGAGTCAATTCCAAAGAGATTCAAGATACTTACTTACGATTGGATTTGGATCTGGAACGAATCCTTGCCGCTCTGGACGAGAAAGTTGGTAAAGGTGAGTATACGGTATTTTTAACTGCAGATCACGGAGCCATAAATGTTCCAGCATATTTAAAAGATCAAAGAATTCCAGCGGGATATCTGGATTTTGATAGTAACAAAAAAAGATTTGACGAGTTTTTGATGTATAAATATGGAACAACGGACATTGTCAAAGGGATGAGCAATTCCCAAATCTTTCTGGATAAAAAAGTGATTGCAAACCTTGATATGGATTTAGATGATGTAGAGGAAGAAATTGCTGGTGAAATGCTTACATACGATGGTATCGAAAAAGTATATACAGGTTATCAAATGTGGAATAATGCCTACACTTCTGGATTACCCTATATTTTACAAAATGGATGGAACCAAAAAAGGTCTGGCGATATACTTTATGTTCAGCCCCCAGGATTTGCTTCTTACATGGCAACAGGTTCTACCCATGGTTCGCCAATGATTTATGACACTCATGTACCTTTGTTGCTATACGGAAACGGAATAAAAAAAGGAAGTACCGCAAAAAGAACGGAGATTCCTGACATTGCACCAACAATTGCCACATTGCTTGGTATTGCTTTCCCGAACGGGACAACAGGTGAACCAATAGCTGAGGTATTGGATTGA